One window from the genome of Pseudomonas leptonychotis encodes:
- a CDS encoding hydrolase or metal-binding protein — translation MLKGLAITPPVLGRISIGKVVERNGKRLPEKDDQFTITSQVQGRDGWLLHPLNDELRKGQENKLRSIPVRLLFNEPELNFRADYTLFDRQSGRPLCVGNGETCKRATSEGMQSLPCPSPDACSLAKGGACKPYGRLNVLIGDDDPLGSFVFRTTGFNSIRTLAARLHYFQAISGNRLACLPLELRLRGKSTRQSHGTPIFYVDITVRGGMSMEEALLAAKQLDEARLSAGFDQAALDNAARQGLSNGAFEDSEEDSGAIAEEFFPTEGEPAQPQTSANQAATRKPSLALKLETLTSDAQAS, via the coding sequence ATGCTCAAAGGTCTGGCAATAACCCCTCCGGTACTCGGGCGGATTTCAATCGGTAAGGTCGTCGAGAGAAACGGCAAACGTCTGCCGGAGAAAGATGATCAATTCACCATCACTTCCCAGGTGCAGGGCCGGGATGGCTGGCTGCTGCACCCACTCAATGACGAGCTGCGTAAAGGTCAGGAAAACAAGCTGCGCAGTATCCCGGTGCGTCTGTTGTTCAACGAGCCAGAGCTGAACTTCCGCGCCGACTACACACTGTTTGATCGACAGTCCGGACGACCGTTGTGCGTGGGCAATGGCGAGACCTGCAAACGCGCTACATCCGAAGGAATGCAATCACTGCCTTGCCCCTCACCAGATGCCTGCTCGCTGGCAAAAGGCGGTGCCTGCAAACCCTATGGCCGATTGAACGTGCTGATTGGTGATGACGATCCGTTGGGCAGCTTTGTATTCCGCACCACCGGTTTCAACAGCATCCGCACCCTGGCTGCTCGACTGCATTACTTCCAGGCCATCTCGGGCAACCGTCTGGCCTGCCTACCGCTGGAGCTGCGTCTACGTGGCAAGTCGACTCGGCAGAGCCATGGCACACCGATCTTTTATGTCGACATCACCGTGCGTGGCGGTATGAGTATGGAAGAGGCATTGCTCGCGGCCAAACAACTGGATGAAGCGAGGCTATCGGCAGGCTTCGATCAGGCGGCGCTAGACAATGCAGCTCGGCAGGGACTCAGCAACGGGGCTTTCGAGGACAGCGAGGAAGACAGCGGAGCCATCGCCGAAGAGTTCTTTCCCACAGAAGGGGAGCCAGCTCAACCCCAAACCAGCGCTAACCAGGCAGCGACGAGAAAACCCTCGCTAGCCCTAAAGCTGGAGACCCTGACTTCCGACGCACAGGCTTCTTGA
- a CDS encoding GIY-YIG nuclease family protein: MNLGGKKCRELNSLNEIFDASDEFGLLNVKPRAAAPGKNDLMSSRFEELNQFLDQYARLPSEHGESLSERQMAKRLKAILEGGNHVALAALDRHNVFTKLNLAQAVIPAPPPPSTSVNVEDVMSIDDILAGDDLGLLDVGDMSILDIRHVPAERDVPDEVAQRSKCEDFWQFEPTFKNLHADLRSGKAESVRFAENWQITVGDAFILNGVMCFVDEVGDEHGRGEHKDARLRLIFENGTESNMLRRSLGRALYMDETGRRILRDRDDALAEAFQDIRLTHRDRRTGVVYIVKSLSNNPALAQFPHLYKIGYTELTVDERIRNAERDIAFLESPVQKVTEFECYNMNPQRFEALVHGFLAVQRLNVNLVGRDGNYYRPREWFAVSLEVARDVINRIIDGTITQFRMDNTTGQMVKKNRQIS; the protein is encoded by the coding sequence ATGAACCTAGGTGGCAAGAAGTGCCGCGAACTCAACTCGTTGAATGAAATCTTCGACGCGTCAGATGAGTTTGGCCTGCTCAACGTGAAGCCACGCGCTGCTGCGCCCGGCAAGAATGATCTGATGTCTTCTCGGTTTGAAGAACTCAATCAGTTCCTTGACCAGTACGCTCGCCTGCCGTCTGAACACGGCGAAAGCCTGTCTGAGCGACAAATGGCAAAGCGGCTGAAGGCTATTTTGGAGGGGGGCAATCACGTTGCACTGGCTGCGCTTGATCGGCACAACGTCTTTACGAAGCTCAATCTGGCGCAGGCCGTGATACCTGCCCCACCACCACCTTCTACTTCTGTGAACGTCGAAGACGTGATGAGCATCGACGATATTTTGGCTGGAGATGACTTGGGGTTGCTCGATGTCGGCGACATGAGCATTCTTGATATCAGGCATGTTCCAGCTGAAAGAGATGTGCCGGATGAAGTTGCTCAGCGCAGTAAGTGCGAGGACTTCTGGCAGTTTGAGCCGACTTTCAAAAATCTGCACGCTGACCTTAGAAGTGGTAAGGCGGAGTCTGTGCGCTTCGCTGAGAACTGGCAGATTACGGTGGGCGACGCCTTCATTCTCAACGGTGTCATGTGCTTTGTGGATGAGGTTGGCGATGAGCACGGACGCGGTGAGCATAAAGATGCAAGGCTACGGTTGATCTTCGAGAACGGCACTGAGTCGAACATGTTGCGTCGCTCACTTGGTCGCGCGCTCTACATGGATGAAACAGGTCGGCGCATCCTGCGTGACCGAGATGACGCTTTGGCCGAGGCGTTTCAAGACATTCGCCTGACTCATCGTGACCGCCGAACTGGGGTGGTCTATATCGTCAAGTCGCTGAGCAACAACCCCGCTCTGGCTCAGTTTCCACATCTCTACAAAATCGGCTACACCGAGCTGACGGTGGATGAGCGGATTCGCAATGCAGAGCGTGATATCGCTTTCTTGGAAAGTCCGGTGCAGAAGGTTACTGAGTTTGAGTGTTACAACATGAATCCGCAGCGGTTCGAGGCGCTGGTTCACGGCTTCTTGGCAGTCCAACGACTCAACGTGAATTTAGTCGGGAGGGACGGGAATTACTATCGCCCGCGTGAGTGGTTTGCTGTCTCGTTAGAGGTGGCAAGGGACGTGATCAACCGAATAATTGATGGAACAATCACGCAGTTCCGGATGGATAATACGACAGGGCAAATGGTCAAAAAAAACCGTCAGATTTCTTGA
- a CDS encoding DEAD/DEAH box helicase has protein sequence MVDLLKVEYAQTGKSANLNEMGMREMQARAFASRTSQYLLLKAPPASGKSRALMFLGLDKLVNQGLRKVIVAVPEMSIGASFRDTALTEYGFFADWSVLPSNNLCLPGGEGSKVESFRRFMQAPDEQVLVCTHATLRFAFEKLIPADFNNTLVAIDEFHHVSVDGDNRLGALIDSLMKQSSAHIVAMTGSYFRGDTVPILLPDDEAQFDKVTYTYYEQLNGYRHLKSLGIGYHFYQGRYIDALKDVLDSRQKTIIHIPNVNSGEAAVGKHEAVDHILDVMGTVLQQDPSTGIFTVKRLDGSLMKVANLVDDGPTRSLVVEYLRNITKADDLDAVIALGMAKEGFDWPWCEHVLTIGYRSSMTEVVQIIGRATRDSEGKAHAQFTNLIAQPDAEDEDVKVSVNNMLKAITLSLLMEQVLAPTVTFKPRSQMKEGERVEPGTIIINDVTAPVSEKVIKILNGDSDDIIATLIQKPEVGKSLVGGGVQPEVINESELPKIIETKYPDLTPEEVEQVREGVLTKVLISTSGGLFDEADLPPGAVIIEGGNTAGGTCYPLEESGGHYITQPTAPPQPPNAPEGSRQFVKMGDKFINIEHLTIDLIDQVNPFHGAYEILSKSVTPAMLKTIQGVVAAGRINMTDEEAVILWPRIVAFRQEKGREPSLTSNDPIEVRYAEGLEYIKKRKREKLQQQQTA, from the coding sequence ATGGTTGATTTGCTGAAAGTGGAGTACGCCCAAACGGGCAAGAGCGCAAACCTTAACGAGATGGGGATGCGCGAAATGCAGGCACGGGCCTTTGCTTCACGCACCAGTCAGTACCTGCTGTTAAAGGCCCCTCCAGCTAGCGGCAAGTCCCGAGCTCTGATGTTTCTGGGACTTGACAAGCTGGTGAACCAAGGGCTGCGCAAGGTCATCGTCGCGGTGCCTGAGATGTCCATCGGTGCCTCCTTTCGAGACACCGCGCTGACCGAGTACGGTTTCTTTGCTGATTGGTCGGTGCTGCCGTCGAACAATCTGTGTTTGCCGGGTGGTGAAGGCTCGAAAGTTGAGTCGTTCCGCCGCTTTATGCAGGCACCTGATGAGCAGGTATTGGTATGCACCCATGCGACCCTGCGCTTCGCATTTGAGAAGCTGATACCTGCTGACTTTAACAACACACTGGTGGCGATTGATGAATTCCACCACGTCTCCGTCGATGGAGATAACCGCCTGGGGGCGCTGATTGACTCACTGATGAAGCAATCCAGTGCGCATATCGTGGCGATGACTGGTTCCTACTTCCGTGGCGACACGGTGCCGATTTTGCTACCGGACGATGAGGCACAGTTCGACAAGGTGACGTACACCTATTACGAACAGCTCAACGGTTACCGCCACCTGAAATCGCTGGGCATTGGCTACCATTTCTACCAAGGGCGCTATATTGATGCGCTGAAGGATGTGCTGGATAGTCGCCAAAAGACCATCATCCATATTCCGAACGTCAACAGCGGTGAGGCCGCAGTGGGCAAGCATGAAGCGGTCGATCACATACTCGACGTGATGGGGACAGTGCTTCAGCAAGATCCGAGCACCGGTATTTTCACCGTTAAGCGCCTCGACGGTTCGCTGATGAAAGTGGCTAACCTGGTCGATGACGGCCCGACACGCTCATTAGTTGTCGAATACCTGCGCAACATCACGAAGGCGGATGATCTAGATGCTGTGATTGCCCTTGGCATGGCGAAGGAAGGTTTCGACTGGCCCTGGTGCGAGCATGTCCTGACCATCGGCTATCGAAGCTCGATGACGGAAGTCGTGCAGATCATCGGGCGTGCCACCCGCGACTCTGAGGGTAAAGCCCACGCTCAGTTCACTAACCTGATTGCTCAGCCGGATGCTGAGGATGAGGACGTGAAAGTGTCGGTAAACAACATGCTCAAGGCGATCACTTTGTCGCTGCTGATGGAGCAGGTGTTGGCCCCGACCGTGACGTTTAAACCTCGCTCGCAGATGAAAGAAGGCGAGAGGGTTGAGCCAGGCACAATTATCATCAATGACGTAACGGCCCCTGTCTCCGAAAAGGTCATCAAGATTTTGAATGGCGACAGTGACGACATCATTGCCACACTGATCCAGAAGCCCGAAGTGGGAAAGTCATTGGTCGGTGGTGGTGTTCAGCCTGAGGTCATCAATGAGAGCGAGTTGCCTAAGATCATCGAGACGAAATACCCCGACTTGACTCCTGAGGAAGTCGAACAGGTACGTGAAGGTGTCCTGACCAAAGTATTGATCAGCACCTCTGGTGGGCTGTTTGATGAGGCAGACCTCCCTCCGGGTGCGGTAATCATTGAGGGCGGTAACACTGCTGGTGGCACTTGCTATCCGCTAGAAGAGTCTGGTGGACACTACATCACGCAGCCCACAGCTCCCCCTCAGCCGCCTAATGCTCCGGAAGGCAGTCGGCAATTTGTGAAGATGGGCGATAAGTTCATAAACATCGAGCACTTGACCATTGACTTGATTGATCAGGTCAACCCGTTCCACGGTGCGTACGAGATTCTGTCGAAATCCGTGACCCCTGCAATGCTGAAGACAATTCAGGGTGTGGTTGCGGCAGGCCGGATCAACATGACCGATGAGGAGGCGGTGATCCTCTGGCCGCGCATTGTGGCATTCCGCCAAGAAAAAGGGCGAGAGCCCTCCCTGACCTCAAATGACCCAATTGAGGTGCGCTATGCCGAGGGATTAGAGTACATCAAGAAGCGTAAACGCGAGAAGCTTCAGCAACAGCAAACAGCGTGA
- a CDS encoding class I SAM-dependent DNA methyltransferase, whose product MSINQTQLYDTLESLTQQADVQAEFIYGFLDAYGFAKSTITQIRNGGVRNVAKIGGDVGLKGQLYFHPAQAGESVHEAADRLKASDIIKTQKIRFVIVTDYKELVAYDLKADERMETPLTELHQLYSFFLPLAGLEKSYTHSESVADVKAAEKMGRLFDLIRERNQITTADEVHGLNVFLTRLLFCFFAEDTEIFARHQFSGAIKSTTREDGGDVAEFLGKLFAVLSEPEDGSLRLSMPAHLIAFPYVNGGLFAQQIVIPEFGARARRLLLECGTLDWSQINPDIFGSMFQAVIDEEQRSTMGQHYTSVSNIMKVIKPLFIDKLYAELERSRGSEKKLKDLLERVACIKVFDPACGSGNFLIIAYKELRRFEMEVFRALNEVSKQRVMFMTGIKLSQFYGIEIDDFAHEIALLSLWLVEHQMNTEFKVAFGYAEPLLPLKASGNIVHGNSLRLDWNDVCPITTDDEMYMIGNPPFVASGKDRSQEQGDDMALVFQGFDSYKDLDLVACWFWKGAQYIDGTRSELALVSTNSICQGEQVAMLWPSILNLGLHISFAYQPFKWKNSAKKNAAVHVVIVGLSANPSSRVLFKSIGNEWHAQIISNVSPYLLEGSNTVAYGRRKPIAQVTPFANGSIAADGGHLILDAAEREQLIASEPASAKWIKPYRGADDLLSGITRYCLWLANCSADELNCMPGVMKRVERVKATRLLSPKDQTKKKANTPHLFTEIRQPREGSYLAIPRTSSENRMYVPIGYVDSSVIANNDLQIIPNATLYEFGVLTSIMHNDWIRVVAGRMKSDYRYSASLVYNTFPWPEASEAQRAQIEALAEEVLMVRERYPEKSLADLYDLSCMPDSLTFAHKALDAAVERLYRSRPFRDTSERLDHLFARYEMLIEQERQLLAAQAATKKTRKPRASKTAA is encoded by the coding sequence ATGTCAATCAATCAAACTCAGCTTTATGACACGCTGGAATCACTGACCCAGCAAGCAGACGTACAGGCTGAGTTCATTTATGGTTTTCTGGATGCCTACGGCTTCGCTAAGAGCACGATTACCCAGATCAGGAACGGCGGTGTCCGTAATGTGGCCAAGATCGGCGGTGATGTTGGGCTAAAAGGCCAACTCTATTTCCATCCTGCTCAGGCTGGTGAGAGCGTCCATGAAGCCGCTGATCGTCTCAAGGCCAGCGATATCATCAAGACACAGAAGATCCGCTTCGTCATTGTCACCGACTACAAAGAGCTGGTGGCCTATGACCTCAAGGCGGATGAGCGCATGGAAACGCCACTCACCGAACTGCATCAGCTGTACAGCTTTTTCTTGCCGCTGGCTGGCCTTGAGAAGAGTTACACCCACAGCGAAAGTGTGGCGGACGTAAAAGCGGCAGAGAAGATGGGGCGACTGTTCGACTTAATTCGTGAGCGCAATCAGATCACGACTGCTGACGAAGTGCATGGCCTCAACGTGTTCCTCACGCGTCTACTTTTTTGTTTCTTTGCTGAAGACACCGAAATTTTCGCCAGACATCAATTCAGTGGTGCGATCAAATCTACCACCCGTGAGGATGGTGGAGACGTAGCTGAGTTCCTAGGCAAGCTGTTTGCAGTGCTCAGTGAGCCGGAGGATGGCAGCCTGCGTCTCTCCATGCCGGCACATCTGATAGCTTTTCCGTATGTGAATGGCGGCCTGTTCGCGCAGCAGATAGTAATCCCCGAGTTCGGGGCTAGGGCGCGCCGCCTGCTGCTGGAGTGCGGAACGCTGGATTGGTCACAGATCAATCCGGATATCTTTGGTTCGATGTTCCAAGCCGTTATCGACGAGGAGCAGCGCAGCACCATGGGGCAACACTACACCTCCGTGAGTAACATCATGAAGGTGATCAAGCCGCTATTTATAGACAAGTTATACGCTGAGCTGGAGCGTTCGCGGGGTAGCGAGAAGAAGCTGAAAGACCTATTGGAGCGGGTTGCCTGCATCAAGGTGTTCGACCCGGCCTGTGGCTCAGGTAACTTCCTGATCATCGCCTACAAAGAGCTGCGCCGCTTCGAGATGGAGGTGTTCCGTGCGCTGAACGAAGTCAGCAAGCAGCGTGTGATGTTCATGACAGGTATCAAGCTGTCGCAATTCTACGGCATCGAGATCGACGACTTTGCTCATGAGATTGCTTTACTGTCGCTATGGCTGGTTGAGCATCAGATGAACACTGAGTTCAAGGTGGCCTTTGGTTACGCGGAGCCGTTGCTGCCGTTGAAGGCGAGCGGCAATATTGTTCATGGAAACAGCCTGCGCTTAGATTGGAATGATGTTTGCCCGATTACGACCGATGATGAGATGTACATGATCGGGAATCCACCATTCGTTGCATCTGGTAAGGATCGGTCGCAAGAACAGGGCGACGATATGGCCCTGGTCTTTCAGGGGTTTGACAGCTACAAGGATCTTGACCTAGTGGCTTGCTGGTTTTGGAAGGGGGCACAGTACATCGATGGCACCCGGTCTGAATTGGCCTTGGTATCCACTAACTCAATCTGCCAAGGCGAGCAGGTAGCAATGCTCTGGCCAAGTATCCTTAATCTCGGCCTGCACATCAGCTTCGCATACCAACCATTCAAGTGGAAAAATAGTGCCAAGAAGAACGCAGCCGTCCATGTCGTAATTGTTGGGTTGTCTGCCAATCCATCTAGTCGAGTGCTTTTTAAAAGCATTGGGAATGAATGGCACGCTCAAATTATTTCTAATGTCAGCCCATATCTACTGGAAGGAAGCAACACTGTCGCTTATGGGCGGCGAAAACCAATCGCCCAAGTCACTCCTTTTGCCAACGGAAGTATTGCCGCAGATGGTGGGCACCTTATCTTAGATGCTGCTGAGCGCGAGCAGCTTATTGCCTCTGAACCGGCTTCTGCTAAATGGATCAAGCCCTATCGTGGCGCAGACGATCTTCTTTCTGGCATTACTCGATATTGTTTGTGGCTGGCTAATTGCTCTGCAGATGAATTGAACTGTATGCCCGGTGTAATGAAGCGTGTTGAGCGTGTGAAAGCTACTCGACTGCTCAGTCCGAAGGATCAGACGAAGAAAAAGGCCAATACCCCTCATTTGTTCACGGAAATTCGCCAGCCTCGAGAAGGTAGCTATCTGGCCATCCCAAGAACGTCCTCAGAGAACCGAATGTACGTTCCCATTGGCTATGTAGATAGCTCTGTTATCGCTAACAACGACTTACAGATTATTCCTAATGCGACTCTCTACGAGTTCGGTGTGCTTACTTCAATCATGCACAATGACTGGATACGTGTTGTGGCTGGGCGTATGAAAAGCGATTACCGCTATTCAGCCTCATTGGTCTACAACACGTTCCCATGGCCCGAGGCCTCAGAGGCTCAGCGAGCGCAGATCGAAGCTCTAGCTGAGGAGGTTCTGATGGTTAGAGAGCGCTATCCGGAAAAGTCGCTGGCTGACCTGTACGACCTTAGCTGCATGCCAGATAGCCTCACATTTGCCCACAAGGCGCTGGATGCGGCAGTTGAACGGCTATATCGATCTCGACCGTTTCGTGACACATCTGAACGTCTAGATCACCTGTTTGCCCGTTATGAGATGCTGATTGAGCAGGAGCGTCAGCTGCTGGCTGCTCAAGCTGCGACCAAGAAAACCCGTAAGCCCCGCGCATCCAAGACTGCCGCCTAG
- a CDS encoding AAA family ATPase codes for MSILQEIFLWSQKSLAPWQQDAVSRLYVNRTMADADLEDLYALAKAEHGIVDPSGRQSKPLAAGQFVAAPLKNRLVQLTAIKDFVNVNALAEGMRLPISPNGLTVIYGENGAGKSGYSRVLKQACRARDQRELILPDARKEPGKVGPAQAVFEATVDGQPIELHWVNGKESPEQLSEIAIFDSLCARAYIDNQGDFAYVPYGLDILGGLVAVCSAIKDKATTEKRLNTPNIAIFSTLAQTSTAVGRALKAIPGATKAPEVEALATLSVLEADRLITLNKVLAEADPKQKAQVLQLRAQRLTDLSVQITAAVDSVSDAKILELKRLVETSSTARRAAELAAGVFKETPGLLPGTGGDEWKALLDAARAFATQSHAGHQYPHLPDDSPCPLCQNPLGQEGVDRLASFDAFIAQAAERAWKDARKAAMDALRAFEVAKPNIQIDAALKQELNDASPEAAVNCSEIQCVLLDRHAQALAACVSKYEWSRIQPMPVEPCRVLLELTTRLESDAKALEAAMDEKAKAAMVVEQAELDARTRLIDFKIAVLDAIAKHEHSSKLQACIESISPAGISRKATELSKTTATQEVADALNAELRSLNVHELQVVMKPVSPGGKTQFKLALQLPGGSPPAAVLSEGEQRAIAIAAFLAEMQLGKGLGGVVFDDPVSSLDHRRRWEVAARLAAEAKKRQVIVFTHDIYFLCILQQKAEEADAELSTQCIRRTGAGFGVQTDRIPFDKLKTKARIGALRQLHVSVERAYKAGEEDDYKRLTRDAYYHLRLAWERAVEEVLFQSVIQRFNEGVSTQNLRYVVVEDDDYAEIDAGMTKSSKFEHDAAAPAQLPTPHPDELKGDIERLETWRAAVEARKQIIEAQRK; via the coding sequence GTGTCGATCCTGCAAGAGATATTTTTATGGTCTCAGAAGAGTCTTGCGCCTTGGCAGCAGGATGCAGTCTCAAGACTTTATGTTAATCGCACGATGGCAGACGCCGATCTTGAGGACCTTTATGCACTAGCCAAGGCGGAACATGGGATTGTCGACCCCAGCGGACGTCAGTCAAAGCCGCTAGCTGCAGGGCAGTTCGTAGCGGCTCCGCTCAAGAATCGTTTGGTTCAGCTGACAGCGATTAAAGATTTTGTGAACGTCAATGCCTTGGCTGAAGGCATGCGCCTGCCGATCAGCCCTAATGGTTTGACGGTCATTTATGGAGAAAACGGGGCTGGTAAATCTGGCTACTCACGAGTACTTAAGCAAGCTTGTCGCGCACGTGACCAGCGTGAGCTAATTCTTCCTGATGCACGAAAGGAGCCCGGTAAAGTTGGGCCAGCTCAAGCGGTCTTTGAAGCCACAGTAGATGGTCAGCCGATTGAGCTTCACTGGGTAAATGGAAAGGAGTCCCCTGAGCAACTCTCGGAAATCGCTATATTTGACAGCCTCTGTGCTCGGGCCTACATCGACAACCAAGGGGACTTCGCTTATGTCCCTTATGGGCTCGACATCCTGGGTGGCTTAGTTGCTGTATGCAGTGCTATCAAAGATAAAGCCACTACTGAGAAACGGCTCAACACTCCCAATATTGCTATTTTTTCAACCTTAGCTCAGACCAGTACAGCGGTGGGGCGGGCGCTCAAAGCAATTCCAGGTGCGACTAAAGCCCCTGAGGTCGAAGCCTTGGCGACGCTTAGCGTGCTTGAAGCAGACCGTCTTATTACCCTCAACAAAGTGCTGGCTGAAGCCGACCCAAAGCAAAAGGCACAGGTACTTCAGCTGAGAGCTCAACGGCTAACGGATCTCTCCGTCCAAATTACAGCTGCAGTTGACTCAGTCAGCGATGCAAAAATTCTAGAGCTCAAGAGGCTTGTCGAAACTTCAAGTACTGCTCGGAGGGCTGCCGAGCTTGCGGCTGGGGTATTCAAGGAAACTCCGGGATTACTGCCAGGTACTGGTGGGGATGAGTGGAAGGCACTCCTTGATGCCGCTAGAGCATTCGCTACTCAGTCACATGCGGGGCACCAGTACCCTCACTTGCCAGATGACTCCCCGTGTCCGTTATGCCAGAACCCATTGGGGCAAGAAGGGGTTGATCGGCTTGCTAGCTTTGATGCTTTTATTGCGCAGGCAGCCGAACGGGCTTGGAAAGATGCCCGTAAGGCTGCAATGGATGCTCTTCGTGCCTTCGAAGTCGCCAAGCCAAATATCCAGATTGATGCGGCGCTCAAGCAGGAGCTGAACGATGCTAGCCCGGAGGCAGCCGTCAACTGTTCCGAGATACAGTGCGTCTTACTGGATCGACATGCACAAGCTTTAGCTGCCTGTGTTAGCAAGTATGAGTGGAGTCGTATCCAACCGATGCCGGTCGAACCTTGCAGGGTTTTGTTGGAGCTTACGACCAGGCTAGAGAGCGATGCTAAGGCGCTCGAAGCAGCGATGGACGAAAAAGCTAAAGCTGCCATGGTTGTTGAGCAAGCCGAGTTAGACGCTAGAACGCGACTGATTGACTTCAAAATTGCAGTCTTGGATGCCATTGCCAAGCATGAGCACTCATCAAAGCTCCAGGCTTGTATCGAGTCAATCTCTCCCGCAGGTATCTCCCGTAAGGCCACTGAGCTTTCAAAGACAACGGCTACGCAGGAGGTCGCGGATGCACTCAATGCCGAGCTTCGCAGCTTAAACGTTCATGAGTTGCAAGTAGTGATGAAACCGGTATCGCCTGGTGGCAAGACACAGTTCAAGCTTGCCCTGCAATTGCCAGGCGGCAGCCCTCCAGCGGCTGTCCTCAGTGAAGGCGAACAGAGAGCTATTGCCATTGCAGCGTTCCTGGCAGAGATGCAACTGGGGAAAGGGTTGGGTGGAGTTGTATTTGACGACCCTGTTTCATCACTTGACCACCGCAGGCGCTGGGAGGTCGCCGCACGCCTTGCTGCTGAGGCCAAAAAACGGCAGGTGATTGTATTCACTCATGACATCTATTTCCTGTGCATCCTTCAACAGAAGGCTGAAGAGGCTGATGCAGAGTTGAGTACACAGTGCATCCGCCGCACGGGAGCAGGCTTTGGTGTTCAGACAGATCGTATTCCCTTCGACAAGCTCAAGACGAAGGCTCGAATCGGTGCTCTTCGTCAGCTGCATGTCAGCGTGGAGAGAGCATACAAAGCTGGAGAAGAAGACGATTACAAACGACTGACGCGAGATGCTTATTACCACCTAAGGCTTGCGTGGGAGCGTGCCGTCGAAGAAGTGCTGTTTCAGAGTGTGATACAGCGGTTCAATGAAGGTGTTTCCACTCAAAACCTGCGTTATGTGGTCGTTGAGGACGATGATTACGCAGAGATCGATGCTGGAATGACCAAGAGCTCCAAGTTCGAGCACGATGCTGCAGCACCTGCGCAGCTCCCAACACCACACCCAGATGAGCTTAAGGGCGATATTGAGCGGCTTGAAACATGGAGAGCCGCAGTAGAAGCGCGCAAGCAGATAATCGAAGCTCAACGTAAGTAG
- a CDS encoding condensin complex protein MksE — protein MLEHEASMPVVQAKVMNRKLSVELYGQLMYGKMINRTASVDGVLKSNPYFEEVLNNFDHYRNLYDLIGYELVMRDGFAFIRTSDGTDVKDDLARNIQGLLLVLFRGTLELGFTMDVLLNDSAGLSNIHIEEIGKGEDKIEVLMACGMKSGVLMEHIKKLEARAIAYRNGKGNLVLSESGTAFFNDLLSEGDLDV, from the coding sequence ATGCTTGAGCACGAAGCTTCTATGCCAGTTGTGCAGGCCAAAGTGATGAATCGAAAGCTGTCAGTAGAGCTCTATGGTCAGCTCATGTACGGGAAGATGATCAACCGCACCGCATCGGTTGATGGGGTCTTGAAATCGAATCCGTACTTCGAGGAAGTGCTGAATAATTTCGATCACTACCGCAATCTCTACGATCTGATTGGGTATGAGCTGGTCATGCGTGATGGCTTCGCCTTCATCCGGACCAGTGATGGCACTGATGTCAAAGATGACCTGGCACGCAACATCCAAGGTCTGCTACTGGTTCTGTTTCGGGGAACATTGGAGCTGGGCTTCACAATGGACGTACTACTGAATGATTCAGCAGGGCTGTCAAACATTCATATCGAGGAGATTGGTAAGGGGGAGGATAAGATCGAGGTGCTGATGGCGTGTGGGATGAAAAGCGGTGTGCTGATGGAGCACATCAAGAAGCTGGAGGCTCGCGCAATCGCCTACCGGAATGGCAAGGGAAACCTCGTTCTTTCTGAGTCCGGTACCGCTTTCTTCAACGATCTGCTCAGCGAGGGAGATCTCGACGTTTAG